A window of Gossypium hirsutum isolate 1008001.06 chromosome D13, Gossypium_hirsutum_v2.1, whole genome shotgun sequence genomic DNA:
AACCATGAAGACAAAGAAAACAGCGATCTCCTATGTTATGCCTGGGGAGatattggaaattttgaggatGTTGACCAGATGTTCaggtagttcttgaaatcctattATTAATGAGTTTCTCGTTTTGCTTTACTATGTAAAACCCAAGGTTCAGTAGGATCTGTGCTTTGAGTATAACATAAAAGCATCTATGTTTGAACATCCGTAAATATCCACATACATGTACCTGCACCATATTTGTACGCATGCATGTATTTGGGTTTACATAGTACTTATCAGTACTTAACCTTTCATATTGATCTTACAGAAGTTGTGATTCAACGTTTGGGTTGGGGAGTCTCAGTAATGAAGATGATTTGTGCTGGGTTTCATCTTCACATGCTACTGAAGGATCTCAAGATGTGTTGAAGGCTGATGCTAAGTTGAATAGTTTACCAGAGCATTGTGCAACTTCCAGGCCAGACAATACCGGTCCTTCAACTATTGATTCTTGCAAGAAAAATGTACTTCTAAGTGACAAAATAAGTTCCCTTGATACGAGTGGTGATAATCCTGGTCTTGCTGACATGTCTTCTTTGGATGTATTCAATAAAGAATCTGAAATTAAGGATGACTTGACACCCACTGAGCAGGTTAgtaaaatctttcctttttctaaaCTTATCTGTCTTTCCCTAttgatctttttaattttatattttgtttaggaatatctgaatatCTAACTTTGTCAGCTAGAAGTTGTCATCCTCCAAAAATCTTTTAGGCACTTATTCTTTCTGAAGATGAATTTCGAGCTACAGTAAATTAGGATGATAAATAGAAATATTACTAATAAGGTACTTTGAAGGAAACTGCAGCCTACTATCGGCAAGAATTATGCCATTTTTATAGTCCTTGTTCATATGTATATAAATCTTCAATCTAAAGTCGGATAATAAATGCTATGATCTATGCTTAAGCTGGTTTCAGATGAAAGAGTTGATTGTAAATTTTCCTTTGACATATTATTGCCATGTGGAATCTTTACTATGTTGTCTAAGTTGTATCGTTAAATTACAGATCAGCCCACAAAAAAGGCAGTCCAAGCAACTGAGAGCATCTGGAGAAGAAACAGATCATCTCCTCGAAAATGGTGGCTCTTATCACCATTATGGTAACATCAAGCAGTTTGCAGATGTGAATTATCCCTTTACTGATTCATCATGTCAACTCTTTTCCCCACTGGACCTTCAACAGCACAAGCAAAACACGGGCCCTGATTCTGTAAGCTATGGGCAGGCCAGTGTTCCCTATATGCATCTCAATAACAGCGGTCCTTCAAACCAAATTTCAAGATTTCCAACTAGTGCCAAATCTGAAAATAACGGGCATCCTTCGACAAACGAGTCATCTTGTGCATCGAATCAGGCACAGTCCATAGAGAGCTCTCGGGGTCTTTCATTTGAGGTTCCTGACATTATAACGAATGAGAAGATGGGAAAGCCATTTCATCAACAAGATACAAAAGCCCCAGTCAACAGGAATATCAACCAGGCAAGAGTGgaaagtcagattgcattttatgACCCAGTCACTGTTCAAAAGCAGGTCTGTCAGTCCGAACAGGACGAAGGTCATAGTGAAGTTGAAGGATTTGGTGTAGGGAAGCAAGCAGAATTAGGCTTTTCAAACAGGCAGGAAAGCTCTTGTGTAGGTTCAATATTGGGTGAAGTCTCACTAGAAGCAACCAGTTTTCGGCAGCTTCAACAAGTCATGGAAAAGGTATAACTGATGGAAAGGTTTTATGATGTGCACATATTTGCATGTCTCTTGTAGGTAATTGGTAAAACAGTAATTGGTTGAGTTAAAACTGCTTGAATTTTCAGTTGGATATCAGGACAAAACTGTGCATACGGGATAGTCTGTATCGCTTGGCT
This region includes:
- the LOC107920115 gene encoding protein LNK1 isoform X2 is translated as MLQLEDNVWDEFGASATDDHIVPRTVDEYGAQFKIQGDGRTKPQYEVNGVARNADNTAKYGILGEKKKGIHTLTKNKMLEKCPWSHSSDGIFPTSGDNDSLKEVTGMVSDDPMMSSQGLKTGDIDSVSSDFCAEDPVLVDNCATEDNNIYCFPLNHMSDTNDDLRFFNNNHEDKENSDLLCYAWGDIGNFEDVDQMFRSCDSTFGLGSLSNEDDLCWVSSSHATEGSQDVLKADAKLNSLPEHCATSRPDNTGPSTIDSCKKNVLLSDKISSLDTSGDNPGLADMSSLDVFNKESEIKDDLTPTEQISPQKRQSKQLRASGEETDHLLENGGSYHHYGNIKQFADVNYPFTDSSCQLFSPLDLQQHKQNTGPDSVSYGQASVPYMHLNNSGPSNQISRFPTSAKSENNGHPSTNESSCASNQAQSIESSRGLSFEVPDIITNEKMGKPFHQQDTKAPVNRNINQARVESQIAFYDPVTVQKQVCQSEQDEGHSEVEGFGVGKQAELGFSNRQESSCVGSILGEVSLEATSFRQLQQVMEKLDIRTKLCIRDSLYRLARSAEQRHNCTDTKNGIRDDDDASGSLVAEETNKCTRIMGIETDTNPIDRSIAHLLFHRPLDPSLRPATDTASLKSHGMIHGSPTAQPASAEKQIDHEENGAVSDNNRFRDLPKYLKIWLKNIAVRRLYLETYNL
- the LOC107920115 gene encoding protein LNK1 isoform X3, which encodes MSDFLYELEDNVWDEFGASATDDHIVPRTVDEYGAQFKIQGDGRTKPQYEVNGVARNADNTAKYGILGEKKKGIHTLTKNKMLEKCPWSHSSDGIFPTSGDNDSLKEVTGMVSDDPMMSSQGLKTGDIDSVSSDFCAEDPVLVDNCATEDNNIYCFPLNHMSDTNDDLRFFNNNHEDKENSDLLCYAWGDIGNFEDVDQMFRSCDSTFGLGSLSNEDDLCWVSSSHATEGSQDVLKADAKLNSLPEHCATSRPDNTGPSTIDSCKKNVLLSDKISSLDTSGDNPGLADMSSLDVFNKESEIKDDLTPTEQISPQKRQSKQLRASGEETDHLLENGGSYHHYGNIKQFADVNYPFTDSSCQLFSPLDLQQHKQNTGPDSVSYGQASVPYMHLNNSGPSNQISRFPTSAKSENNGHPSTNESSCASNQAQSIESSRGLSFEVPDIITNEKMGKPFHQQDTKAPVNRNINQARVESQIAFYDPVTVQKQVCQSEQDEGHSEVEGFGVGKQAELGFSNRQESSCVGSILGEVSLEATSFRQLQQVMEKLDIRTKLCIRDSLYRLARSAEQRHNCTDTKNGIRDDDDASGSLVAEETNKCTRIMGIETDTNPIDRSIAHLLFHRPLDPSLRPATDTASLKSHGMIHGSPTAQPASAEKQIDHEENGAVSDNNR
- the LOC107920115 gene encoding protein LNK1 isoform X1; amino-acid sequence: MSDFLYELEDNVWDEFGASATDDHIVPRTVDEYGAQFKIQGDGRTKPQYEVNGVARNADNTAKYGILGEKKKGIHTLTKNKMLEKCPWSHSSDGIFPTSGDNDSLKEVTGMVSDDPMMSSQGLKTGDIDSVSSDFCAEDPVLVDNCATEDNNIYCFPLNHMSDTNDDLRFFNNNHEDKENSDLLCYAWGDIGNFEDVDQMFRSCDSTFGLGSLSNEDDLCWVSSSHATEGSQDVLKADAKLNSLPEHCATSRPDNTGPSTIDSCKKNVLLSDKISSLDTSGDNPGLADMSSLDVFNKESEIKDDLTPTEQISPQKRQSKQLRASGEETDHLLENGGSYHHYGNIKQFADVNYPFTDSSCQLFSPLDLQQHKQNTGPDSVSYGQASVPYMHLNNSGPSNQISRFPTSAKSENNGHPSTNESSCASNQAQSIESSRGLSFEVPDIITNEKMGKPFHQQDTKAPVNRNINQARVESQIAFYDPVTVQKQVCQSEQDEGHSEVEGFGVGKQAELGFSNRQESSCVGSILGEVSLEATSFRQLQQVMEKLDIRTKLCIRDSLYRLARSAEQRHNCTDTKNGIRDDDDASGSLVAEETNKCTRIMGIETDTNPIDRSIAHLLFHRPLDPSLRPATDTASLKSHGMIHGSPTAQPASAEKQIDHEENGAVSDNNRFRDLPKYLKIWLKNIAVRRLYLETYNL